A genomic window from Motacilla alba alba isolate MOTALB_02 chromosome 6, Motacilla_alba_V1.0_pri, whole genome shotgun sequence includes:
- the AVPI1 gene encoding arginine vasopressin-induced protein 1 isoform X1, with amino-acid sequence MGRAAVAGPRRGGARRVRERSGHRAEPPPPGLCEGPAGAGQRPSESGSRRGPAPRAGRDRTCVPRPEPGRLPRSRAATPVRLAPCPTSRTALSPTPPLPHWASAPDPGGGGPDRGARPEPDAECSAPAAARDMGTPASVVSDSPGQAAPAARARKRASANIFQGVGLRELRSLFRSGGAERPEERARLVWRYAGQRRMARALRRLRRRRTAQPGGGMAALRRFELLRIAEKKLEGDCGAKTDSGSM; translated from the exons ATGGGGCGCGCGGCTGTGGCGGGACCCCGGCGCGGTGGCGCGCGGCGGGTCCGGGAGCGCAGCGGGCACCGGGCGGAGCCGCCACCGCCAGGTCTGTGCGAGGGgccggcgggcgcggggcaGCGTCCGAGCGAAAGTGGGTCACGGCGGGGCCCAGCGCCCCGGGCAGGGCGGGACCGGACTTGCGTGCCCCGGCCCGAGCCGGGGCGTCTCCCGCGTTCCCGGGCGGCCACGCCTGTGCGGCTGGCCCCCTGCCCGACGTCCCGCACCGCCCTTTCCCCGACGCCCCCCCTTCCTCACTGGGCATCCGCGCCGGATCCCGGGGGAGGCGGACCGGACCGGGGGGCGAGACCGGAGCCTGACGCCGAATGTTCGGCGCCCGCAGCGGCCAGGGACATGGGCACTCCGGCCTCGGTGGTGAGCGACTCTCCGGGACAGGCGGCGCCCGCAGCCCGCGCCCGTAAGCGGGCCTCGGCCAACATCTTCCAGGGCGTGGGGCTGCGAGAGCTGCGGAGCCTGTTCcggagcggcggggccgagcGGCCCGAGGAGCGCGCCCGCCTCGTCTGGCGGTACGCGGGCCAGCGGCGCATGGCGCGGGCCCTGCGGCGGCTTCGGCGACGACGAACAGCCCAGCCCGGCGGCGGGATGGCAGCGCTACGGCGCTTCGAACTCCTTCG GATCGCGGAGAAGAAGCTGGAGGGTGACTGCGGGGCCAAGACAGACTCGGGGTCCATGTAG
- the AVPI1 gene encoding arginine vasopressin-induced protein 1 isoform X2 translates to MGTPASVVSDSPGQAAPAARARKRASANIFQGVGLRELRSLFRSGGAERPEERARLVWRYAGQRRMARALRRLRRRRTAQPGGGMAALRRFELLRIAEKKLEGDCGAKTDSGSM, encoded by the exons ATGGGCACTCCGGCCTCGGTGGTGAGCGACTCTCCGGGACAGGCGGCGCCCGCAGCCCGCGCCCGTAAGCGGGCCTCGGCCAACATCTTCCAGGGCGTGGGGCTGCGAGAGCTGCGGAGCCTGTTCcggagcggcggggccgagcGGCCCGAGGAGCGCGCCCGCCTCGTCTGGCGGTACGCGGGCCAGCGGCGCATGGCGCGGGCCCTGCGGCGGCTTCGGCGACGACGAACAGCCCAGCCCGGCGGCGGGATGGCAGCGCTACGGCGCTTCGAACTCCTTCG GATCGCGGAGAAGAAGCTGGAGGGTGACTGCGGGGCCAAGACAGACTCGGGGTCCATGTAG
- the MORN4 gene encoding MORN repeat-containing protein 4 has translation MDAGDVAPPGGAGAGRGRGGGGRRPSAGPVGSGVGGQRGASSCPAVPEAVAMTLTKGSFTYSNGEEYRGEWKEGRRHGIGQLTFADGTAYVGHFENGLFHGCGVLTFSDGSRYEGEFVQGKFSGVGVFTRCDNMTFEGEFKGGRVYGFGLLTFPDGSHGVPRNEGFFENNKLLRREKCTAIIQRAQGASKSAHSLTA, from the exons ATGGACGCTGGCGACGTGGCACCGCCCGGCGGGGCgggtgctggcaggggcaggggcgGTGGCGGCCGCCGCCCCTCGGCGGGACCTGTGGGGAGCGGTGTAGGCGGACAGCGCGGAGCCAG ctcttgtcctgctgtgccagaggcTGTTGCCATGACCCTCACCAAAGGCTCCTTCACCTACTCCAACGGGGAGGAGTACCGCGGCGAGTGGAAAGAAG GTCGCAGGCACGGCATCGGGCAGCTGACGTTTGCTGATGGCACTGCTTACGTGGGGCACTTTGAGAACGGGCTCTTCCACGGCTGTGGCGTGCTCACCTTCTCCGATGGCTCCAG GTACGAGGGGGAATTCGTGCAGGGCAAGTTCAGTGGCGTTGGAGTCTTCACTCGCTGTGACAACATGACCTTTGAGGGCGAGTTCAAAGGCGGGCGTGTGTACGGCTTCG gtcTCCTGACCTTCCCTGATGGCTCGCACGGCGTGCCCCGCAATGAGGGCTTCTTTGAGAACAACAAGCTGCTGCGGCGGGAGAAGTGCACGGCCATCATCCAGAGGGCCCAGGGTGCCTCCAAGTCTGCCCACAGCCTGACAGCGTGA
- the MARVELD1 gene encoding MARVEL domain-containing protein 1 encodes MARTAPPTVPPPPGPPGRGSLSLHRAYLRSPLGLLRLGQLALGAAFWVTVAAHKYEGAAHFALFAAVLIWLLTLALFGLSLLGRWELVPWLGSRWLLTNLVHDLALGMGLYAAAAGIMGHKAKQRSFCNLPGYSQHCLYSAYLSASICGGITACLYLFSGLYCLLRRCQDQRDIV; translated from the coding sequence ATGGCCCGCACGGCTCCCCCGACAGTgccgccgcccccggggccgccgggcCGCGGCTCTCTCAGCCTCCATCGCGCCTACCTGCGGAGCCCGCTGGGCCTGCTGCGCCTGGggcagctggctctgggtgctgcctTCTGGGTGACGGTAGCGGCTCATAAGTACGAGGGGGCGGCCCACTTCGCTCTGTTTGCCGCCGTCCTCATCTGGCTCCTCACCCTGGCACTCTTCGGGCTGAGCCTGCTGGGGCGCTGGGAGCtggtgccctggctgggctcccGCTGGCTTCTCACCAACCTGGTGCACGACCTGGCACTGGGCATGGGGCTCTACGCGGCTGCCGCCGGTATCATGGGTCACAAGGCCAAGCAGAGAAGCTTTTGCAACCTGCCGGGCtacagccagcactgcctgtaCAGTGCCTACCTGAGCGCCTCCATCTGCGGGGGCATCACTGCCTGCTTGTACCTCTTCTCCGGGCTCTATTGCCTCTTGCGGCGTTGCCAGGACCAGCGAGACATCGTCTGA
- the PI4K2A gene encoding phosphatidylinositol 4-kinase type 2-alpha: MSAAAPAAPAAAAGLGVARREAEQPMGGGGGRSSPWGAVTRPEPEAAAAARRGRAGGAMDETSPLVSPERAQGPDYGLPGGAVRALPPAAPPPPSPPGSPGGRDRERQPLLERGARGPAAAQAQAQAQAAAAAAAAAAAAAQRERNDFPEDPEFADVVRRAELASERGIFPERISQGSSGSYFVKDPQGKIIGVFKPKNEEPYGQLNPKWTKWLQKLCCPCCFGRDCLVLNQGYLSEAGASLVDQKLELNIVPRTKVVYLASETFNYSAIDRVKSRGKRLALEKVPKVGQRFNRIGLPPKVGSFQLFVEGYKDADYWLRRFEAEPLPENTNRQLLLQFERLVVLDYIIRNTDRGNDNWLIKYDCPLDSAGVRDSDWVVVKEPIIKLAAIDNGLAFPLKHPDSWRAYPFYWAWLPQAKIPFSQEIKDLILPKISDPNFVKDLEEDLYELFKKDPGFDRGQFHKQIAVMRGQILNLTQALKDGKSPLHLVQMPPVIVETARSHQRSASESYTQSFQSRKPFFSWW; encoded by the exons ATGTCCGCAGCCGCCCCCGCGGCTCCGGCCGCAGCGGCCGGCCTGGGCGTGGCGCGACGTGAGGCGGAGCAGCCAatggggggcggcggggggcggagcagcccctggggcgCCGTGACGCGGCCGGAACCGGAAGCGGCCGCAGCGgcacggcggggccgggcgggcggcgcgaTGGACGAGACGAGCCCGCTGGTGTCGCCGGAGAGAGCGCAGGGCCCCGACTACGGGCTGCCGGGGGGCGCCGTGCGCGCTCTGCCGCCCGCTgcgcccccgccgccctcccCTCCCGGCTCCCCCGGTGGCCGCGACCGCGAGCGGCAGCCGCTGCTGGagcgcggggcgcggggcccggcggcggcgcaGGCCCAGGCGCAGGCccaggcggcggcggcggcagcggcggcggcggcggcggccgcgcagCGGGAGCGCAACGACTTCCCCGAGGATCCCGAGTTTGCCGACGTGGTGCGGCGGGCTGAGCTGGCCAGCGAGCGCGGCATCTTCCCCGAGCGCATCTCGCAAGGCTCCAGCGGCAGCTACTTCGTGAAGGACCCGCAGGGG AAAATCATTGGCGTCTTCAAGCCCAAGAATGAGGAGCCATATGGGCAGCTGAACCCCAAGTGGACCAAGTGGCTACAGAAGTTGTGCTGTCCATGCTGCTTTGGAAGAGACTGCCTTGTCCTGAACCAGGGCTACCTGTCAGAAGCAGGTGCCAGCCTGGTAGACCAGAAACTGGAACTCAACATTGTTCCCCGCACAAAG GTGGTGTATCTGGCCAGTGAGACCTTTAACTACAGTGCCATTGACAGGGTGAAGTCCCGAGGAAAGAGGCTGGCCCTGGAGAAGGTGCCGAAAGTTGGCCAGCGCTTCAACCGCATTGGTCTGCCACCCAAG GTGGGCTCCTTCCAGCTCTTTGTGGAAGGCTACAAGGATGCAGACTACTGGCTGCGGCGGTTTGAAGCCGAGCCGCTCCCGGAGAACACAAAtcggcagctgctgctgcagttcgAGCGCCTGGTGGTGCTGGATTACATCATCAGGAACACAG ATCGGGGCAATGACAACTGGCTCATCAAGTATGACTGTCCCCTGGACAGCGCGGGCGTGCGG GACAGCGACTGGGTGGTGGTGAAGGAGCCCATCATCAAGCTGGCTGCTATAGACAATGGTTTGGCCTTTCCCTTGAAACACCCGGACTCCTGGAGAGCAT ATCCGTTCTACTGGGCATGGCTGCCCCAGGCCAAAATCCCCTTTTCACAGGAGATCAAAGACCTGATTCTTCCCAAGATCTCAGACCCCAACTTTGTCAAGGACCTGGAGGAAGATCTGTATGAGCTCTTCAAG AAAGACCCTGGCTTTGACAGGGGACAGTTTCACAAGCAGATTGCTGTCATGAGAGGCCAG ATCCTGAACCTGACTCAGGCGTTGAAAGATGGGAAGAGTCCACTGCACCTGGTTCAGATGCCACCTGTGATTGTGGAAACAGCGCGTTCCCACCAGCGCTCCGCCAGTGAGTCCTACACGCAGAGCTTCCAGAGCCGGAAGCCTTTCTTCTCATGGTGGTAG